In Mustela nigripes isolate SB6536 chromosome 2, MUSNIG.SB6536, whole genome shotgun sequence, a single window of DNA contains:
- the RNASEH2A gene encoding ribonuclease H2 subunit A produces the protein MDLSELDRDSTGRCRLNSPVPAVCCKEPCALGVDEAGRGPVLGPMVYAICYCPLSRLADLEALKVADSKTLSESERDRLFVKMEEDGDFVGWALDVLSPNLISTSMLGRVKYNLNSLSHDTAIGLVQYALDQGVKVAQVFVDTVGPPETYQEQLQQHFPGIEVTVKAKADALYPVVSAASICAKVARDQAVKNWHFVEDLQGLDADYGSGYPNDPKTKAWLRKHVEPVFGFPQFVRFSWRTAQSILETEAEGVLWEDSPTGDQEGPGRIMSYFSKSPQTLPRLPHRYFQERGLESASTL, from the exons ATGGATCTCAGCGAGCTGGACAGAGACAGTACGGGCCGCTGTCGCCTGAACTCGCCTGTGCCCGCGGTGTGCTGCAAGGAGCCCTGTGCCCTGGGTGTCGATGAAGCGGGCCGGGGCCCGGTGCTGG GCCCCATGGTCTACGCCATTTGTTACTGCCCCCTGTCCCGCCTGGCAGATCTGGAAGCCCTGAAAGTGGCAG ACTCAAAGACCCTATCGGAGAGTGAGCGGGACAGGCTCTTTGTGAAAATGGAGGAGGACGGGGACTTTGTGGGCTGGGCATTGGACGTGCTGTCTCCAAACCTCATCTCTACCAGCATGCTTGGGCG GGTCAAGTACAACCTGAATTCCCTATCCCATGATACAGCCATTGGGCTGGTGCAGTATGCCTTGGATCAGGGTGTGAAAGTTGCCCAG GTATTTGTGGACACAGTAGGGCCGCCAGAAACTTACCAGGAGCAGCTGCAGCAGCACTTTCCCGGCATTGAGGTGACAGTCAAGGCCAAGGCGGATGCCCTCTACCCTGTGGTCAGTGCTGCTAGTATCTGCGCCAAG GTAGCCCGAGACCAGGCTGTAAAGAACTGGCACTTTGTGGAAGATCTCCAGGGCCTGGATGCGGATTATGGCTCCGGTTACCCCAATG ATCCCAAGACAAAAGCGTGGTTGAGGAAGCACGTGGAGCCTGTGTTCGGCTTCCCCCAGTTTGTCCGGTTCAGCTGGCGCACAGCCCAGAGCATCCTGGAGACAGAGGCCGAAGGCGTTTTGTG GGAGGACTCGCCGACGGGGGATCAGGAGGGACCGGGGAGGATCATGTCCTACTTCAGCAAAAGCCCCCAAACCCTGCCGCGCCTCCCACACCGGTACTTCCAGGAGCGAGGCCTGGAGTCCGCCTCCACTCTCTAG
- the RTBDN gene encoding retbindin produces the protein MACRGHTRPKGLTWALGLTLAWILLGACGGSRPLPAMSRRHHRLAADLGTSQLHLAEMDTSEPLDPGMAPERCGDPSPGCESFLGHLQVALHSHFRLLLLGARHAQPLCSELCDVWFATCESDIICGPTWLPILEKRGCEPGCPTYEQTFADGAELCRSVLGYAMPVAAPGAGHCINISTSVLPGSRQEGKAREITFLRSRRSRTWILDAAGSGSGSGSGSGP, from the exons ATGGCCTGCAGGGGCCACACTCGACCCAAGGGCCTGACCTGGGCCCTAGGACTGACCCTGGCTTGGATCCTGCTGGGAGCCTGTGGAGGAAGCCGCCCACTCCCAGCTATGTCCCGGAGACACCACAGGCTGGCAGCCGATCTTGGCACAAGCCAGCTGCACCTTGCAG AGATGGACACATCAGAGCCACTGGACCCTGGGATGGCCCCAGAACGCTGTGGGGACCCGAGCCCCGG GTGCGAATCCTTTCTGGGACATCTCCAAGTTGCCCTCCACAGTCACTTCCGCCTGCTGTTACTGGGAGCACGCCATGCACAGCCGCTCTGTTCCGAGCTCTGCGATGTCTG GTTTGCCACATGTGAAAGCGATATTATTTGCGGCCCGACTTGGCTCCCGATCCTAGAAAAGAGGGGCTGTGAGCCTGGCTGCCCTACCTATGAGCAG accttCGCTGACGGGGCGGAACTTTGCCGCTCGGTTCTGGGCTACGCGATGCCGGTGGCAGCTCCTGGCGCCGGTCACTGCATCAACATTTCCACCTCGGTACTGCCGGGTTCCAGACAGGAAGGGAAGGCCCGAGAAATCACCTTCCTGCGTTCCCGCCGCTCACGCACCTGGATCCTGGATGCCGCGGGCAGCGGGAGTGGCAGTGGAAGCGGCAGCGGCCCCTAG